The DNA segment ACAGCCGTGAAATCAAGTTCCGGggggaaagagaaaaaaaagagagcGTAACTCCTTCTCTGCAGAATGTAAGACGCACTGAGTGcagtcgattaaaaataaaaaaataaaaaaaatattttacaaggaaatttatatttaaagaaatttacaaagaggaaaggaaagaattcttttcttgaatttctcaTTCGTTTCTAGttccaaatttcttgaaaatttggtataaatagtGTAAAAAGAGGAAAAGTGACTTCTTCTTGCTCAATTTTAGGGGATGGTGATTGCATTTTGAGGATCGACTGCGCTCATGCGTGCTACACTGACGGAGCACCGTAGTTAAATATTGTCACAATAAGCACGTGCGCATTGCCGATTAGAAAAAACAATCGTCAAGCAATGCGCGCGTGCTCAGagattaacaaaaagaaaaagaaaaaaaaaacgagtattAAATATATGCGGGGGTCGTGGATGGGAGGGGTCCTTCCTTTTATCGTCAGAGACGTTTCTGCGTGCATCCCCGCTGGATAAAAGACGACAACAATCGTTTGGTTCGATCTTTATGATACTGTTTTTTCAGTCTGTAAAATTATTATGCATTCCAGCGTTAAGGAGCCTGTCTCCTGCTCGTGCGTCGTCTCTCCTTCCTGTAACATTTATTATGTCCGACTAACAAAAACCTTCCTTCCCTCCCTCCCTCCCTCCCGAGGAGAGCTCACGGGCCCTATATTGCAATATTTGTACTTTTCCATGTTGAAACCTCGATatacaataaattatattaacaaactTTATTGAGCCTGTCATTACCTCAAACCATCACACAGTGGTGCAAACCTGGAATTTACTAGGGACATAAGACAAGGTAACTTTTTATAAGACCAAAGTTTCAGAaacattcgaaaatttaaagatatattaaattcaatgttaAATGCTTCAAGTTCCTAACATTTCAAGTaaagcagctgaattttcaacaaaatagatgaatttttctacatatagttgaattttcaactaaaaaagaacaattttcaaccaaatagttgaatttccaaccaaaaattaattttcaaccaaaagtaaaaacgaattttcaacaaaatagttgaattttaaactggaatagtCGATTTTTACGCGAAAAAGgtcaaatgataaatctttaactgaaacaatggaattttcgatcaaaaagatgaattttcaaccaataatattaattttctgccaaaaaataagaattttcaacaaagtacatgaattttctccttaaaagataaatttttaaccaaaaagttaaatagttaaattttcatataaaaaattaattttcaacaaaataaatgaagttaaattttcaagttgaatcGTTACATTTTgagatgaaaaattgattttcaacaacaataaaaacgaatttgcaatcaacaatatcaattttcaattaaaattatgatgaatgtttaacaaagtagttcatattttaactatgactgttttcaacccaaaaagacacattttcaacgataaatttaatagttgatatttaaataaaaaataaaattttgttttttaataaaaaatagttgatatcatacaaaaaagaagaattttcaacgaaatagttgaatccataacaaaaacattttcattatcaaatatgtaaattttgttctgttacattttttaccaatttcaagtctttaagttatttaaaaattgaaaatagtttataaagtttcgatCGGgcgtttatatttgtttaacgaGTAAGACCTTCCAAttgaaacggtttaatttttaacattaatatctggacattcttaattttaaaatcagagaatcaaacagttgcatttttaacttaaaaaaagttaaatttataacaaaaagactaattttcaaccaaaaaagattattaattcaaaaatagctGATTCATACCTAGAAATTAGTCACTAATTGATATTAGTAACATTGTTAACTCATTAAAATCAAGTGGGAATAAAACAGTgccaaagaagtttaattttcgaaacgatttttcagtcaagaaataacaaacatttcaataaaattgttgaattttcaagccaaaaagactaattttatacaaaaaactccaattttctaccgaaaaatatcaatttatcacaaaaatgtacatttttaacctaaaagttgaattttaaacagtatatagaggaattttctattaaacaagaccaatttccaagaaaaaagttatattttcagccaaagagataaatattcaaattatatgaagaatctttaattggaatagttcaattttttgtccaaaaacagTAATGTATCCACATGTATTATTTTCAATACAGAACcctgagttgttaaaaaaatttgtaagtacgatataaagaaataatttgaaaaccagAAAAATGACTATTTAAAAACATACTTTCTTTGTTTTTCCTTAGATTTGGAATTTGATGATaaaatatgtttatcagttaAAAGTTTTCAGATGCTAAGACCCTCTTTTTTTAATGtcagctgaaaaaaaattatagtgtaaaaaaaaagattaaaaaattattgttctccgagaataacaaaattaagtccttattagttgaaaattaatatttttattggaaattgaaattatttctaaaaaattcgtctttttggttcgaaaatttaacaatttggttgaaatttgttttctttcttgacaTTTTCGATGAGAATTCACCATTTCTgacgcaaaaaaaaatatttatataagatCAGTAGACAAAAAAGAAATGacatcaaatataattatttacatagTCAATActataacataaaattttaattttacatagttaaaattaaactaatttattattttagttgaaaattgatctcttttgtcaaaaattcaacttttttcgtagaaaattaatcttcttggatggaAATTTGtgtctgtggttaaaaattaaatattattatttggttgaaactatatctatttttttgaaactgcaatagtttcacttgaaatattaagaattttaatagtttcaattttattttaatcaatttattcccctatttttgtttaaaatctcatTTCTCCTGCTTCCGAATATTCAACCATTAGCGTTTTCTTCGCTGTCGACGATGCCcttcaaacctacaaaattataaaataaatcgttcaggaaatatttgaaattggtctttttaaaaAGACTCTCTTTTAAAGTGTCTTGTTTTCTAATGTCTTGAATTTCAGTTTACCATTcttaaaatgtgatattttaagttaaaaaaatagaacaatttatcAAACTTATTAAACGGAAGAATTGTTAGCTTTAAGCttgctataaataatttaaagaaacaaatagaacaatttcataatttatctcgGAAgctatttaattttggttttaatttgacgattttaattttaaagattccaatttCGAATacgtacaaattaaattaaataaagagtaaaacgtaaaattacaaaaactagagaaatatgtaattaaataccTTCATTGGATCAGGATATTACTAGTAGAAAAATCACCGAtttcatgatttaaattttacttcCACAACTTACAAGTTTCGAAATAAAGTATCCACAAGAAGTGATTTTATCACTGTCATCACTTTACACACATTTTTGTCAATTAGTAAACGATCACGGGAATTCACAATCACTTCATATTCCTTTGGCGAATAATACCTTGGAGCATTGTTTCCTTTAAAAAACTTCTGCTTCACCTTCTTTTCCttcaataattcattttctttttttcggcGCAAACTCCAATCCCTTGATGTGGTTTTTATTAATTTGGTACTTCtctgaaaacaatataaaaagacAAGaacttaatgataaaaaaaattttcactattttgaatatatttttctttgactatttcaggtaaaaattaaatcatacccATACAGGATGACCGCTGGAGCGGGAAACCAAAAACTGACCCGGCATTTTATGAAACCGGGAATGACAGTGAATATGATTTTTGATCGggaatttgaccaatttttagaaaaaaaatatgtacaaCTGTGATGCaaaccgttttttaaattaattcgttaaattgttattttttcaattatgatatcagtCAGTTTAGAATGCATATTTCGAAAATCTtccactttaaaaatttgttgatttaagattttaattatcaAGCGtacatattaatttaaagaattttaaaatgcatttttaaagatttaagcaaTTAAAACTTAGAAGCGTTGGAAATCAAAGAGTTTGAAtctaaacatttttagttgatcaactgtgaatataaatgaatgattttaaaaatataactgtactttaggatttaaaaaatgaacaataattgattttacaaatcgattcggaatcagttcacaattttagaatttccagtctctaacgttaataattaaactgtttcaattggaaagtcttattagtcaaacaaatgtaaacgacctgttgaaactttatcaactattttcaatttttgaataacttcataataatattttcataattaaaagcttttattaaatttgaaatatgatttcagtgtaaaatattctatttttaaaccattcaatttgaaactttgaattaagaaaaataacaattacttaatatttagaaataactaaattaaatattaaaaactgaactttgaacgctacaatttttatttttatattcaaaaaaattttatttgtaagtaaaattgttgaattttgatgtataataacaattgaatacatattattctttgaaatttttcaggtaATCTGAAGAGATAattagaagtttagaaaaaattcaaaattaattttaaattgaaaattatctgaaataattaaatcgaagaattttgaaaggcttcagaagaatttttgtaggaaatttttttttatttggcagaattaaaaaaaaatgtacgaaaaattcgaatcattttaaaagatgtttagaaattctgaaaaattttcaaaaataattaaaattttgaactaatgtaaaacaacatgtagatgtttcaagattttgaaataaattttcgaagcattttaaggatttttaagctaattaaatgaaaaataatttgacttttattttaagcagtctttagtttataaaaaaattgtatcgttcaatttttaatgtttctagcttaaattgttttaaattatataattttgaaaaatttttaattcattgattgattcttcaatttggagcattgaaaatgataacgcgtatttatatttttggaactaaatctgaatctttgaactctagaatttataatagttaaaaaaattttaatttggcagcttaactacatttaatttaaaattgttcagctGAAAAGTGTTAAtagctttcattttatacgtgtaaattattgggCATTTGTACTAGATTTGAATGCaaaattattgagttaaaaaacttttaaatttcaattttgaaagtataaatttaagagttccacttTCATTGCATTCATTTGCAGCTCagcttttattacttcaaattgaaaaattgttagctttagaattcgatttttcaaatatcattgaccttgaaaaatgttgGCGAACTGgtaaataaccgggaattttttatttgattaaaacggccaccctgctcatacaatattatgaaaaattagaaatttttcaagttttttattcgTACCTGTCAAAAGTTTGAAAACGTATAAAACTTGATTCCCTTGAACCAAAACACTGGGCGTCTTTTTGCCAGGAATATCTGTTATAGTAGCACTAGCTCCAATTCCTTGACATTCTTTACTAAACTCTTCCATCTTTATACCAAACATTTCCAAATTGTTTACCAGAGTAACCtgcaagaatttcaaataattaaaagtacTCTTTACCTATATGCTTTCAATTGttataactttaaacaaataaatcaagttttcaatatttacctttttattatttgcaCGTGAAGTAACCGTGATTTCAATCGGTTCCAATTTGCCAGTAAAAAACAAGGTATTTCCACCAACTGTGACACCATGTGTATGAGTCATTTTcccaataaatttatttatcccGTCTTCCATCGTTAATGTTTCTTGACTCTCCTTTGTTTTCAAAATACCAGCGAGCTGTGGATTTATCTTTAGTATTCTGTAAAAattatcttcatttaaaaatactcttGAAACTAATTACTCATAttagatagatttaaaaaatactcactTGCCATCTTGAAGATTTTCTTTCTTAACGTAGTCGaagaaacattttctgatatCTGCCCGTTTCATTATATCGCCCTTCCTGCAATAGTTCCCATTTTAATGTTAAAGCATTTCAATCAAacctttttgtcatttttattttaagaaacttccATCATCAGGATGGccactattttttagattttcatctCGCGACATTCTCCCGGCTCTCCCAGTAAATATTCGCGACTTCTCTccggtttagaaaaaaattaactctctttgCGAAACCCacagttttttcacatatataaTCAATTGCGTAAATCGATAAGCATCAGCAAATCTTTTTGCAAGAAACCGATtgactttaaattatataatgagtAGGATAAATAAATTGTGTCTAGTAACACGAAAATACAGAGATGCGTAATGCATGCGCCCAGATTGCGTGTTCAcgtctctggatttttatttcagaagatggaaaatatgcaaatttaaaaatccattattaaaccaattttttaacattatgttttaaatattttggatacgattttggacaatttaattttaaaaaacagataaattgcaTAAATTCTAAGTCGAAGcgctaaaaataaaatcattcaaagCGACTaagttttatcaatttaatattgaaaactaaattattgaatctttcaaaatcaaagCTTTTGATTATacccatttttctaaaatttaaccaatttaaatttaattgaaaaattaaaacctatgattTGAACACTGCAATTGTAACCATctacatttttaaagttatagaaatgaTTATACCTTTTGAATCATTATTAATTCTTAAACCTTTCCAATCATatatttttcgatttgaaattatttatttgataaaatctcTGACaaaaaatcggacaattttaagatattaaattgaaaataaaaatacaaaacaagattGCTGTAATATGACTCCATTTttcgaaattgtacaattttaagcttttcaattcgaaattttgaattatttaatgtcAGAATATTCCTggattttgtataattatttaaatttgaaactgctatattgtgaaattcaaaattcaaaacatcccagaattaatctaaaaattaattcaagaagaaaattagttttatgacctaaaatatgaattgttttagaatcgggaattaaaaaatatatttttacattaatattacagaaattttaaagaagataaatatataatgaataaGTATAATATCATGTAGTACCAATTTATATTCAGaacgactggatagatttttaaataaaaaatttgatttctgccaacaaaatcactgtcattttccccgttaaaaatttcagaaccttgaaagttcaattattctaaacacttttaaaattaaatgctttctaattggaaactttaaaaaattaaaagaaggcGCGAATTATAAATTCAGGGAAATAATCTCCCGCGGAATATTTCTCGCCTGGCTTTATCATTtaccataaaaaaagaattgcttAAAATACGTACTCGTATCCAAATTTCGAAAGCAAGGGTAAAACATGAGAAGTCACTTTATAATATTCTGCAATAACTGGGGCATTTGATGTAACAGGCTCTACAGGAATAGCTTCTTCATTTATTACAAGATCATGGAGTAGAGGATGATTTGActaaaaagaatatgaaatttgacttttataaataaatagaaattaaactgaaaataacaaaataaagtcAGATAAAAAACTGTCACCTTAATTGCCAAGAGAGATTCGACGCCTTTCAAAACTGAAGTATCCACAAGACCCCTCTctttcattttagataaaaagaccGATAACTTTTTATAACTCGATTTCTTAATATCTAAACTCCGTCCTGGAGGGCATACAGCCATTACATGATTTTTGAAGAAGGTTGAAGTGATCATCGGCAAGTCtcctttttttattgatgttTTACAGGCTTTTAGAAAACAATATTCTAACAACTTGTCCATTTCCTGAGTCGGGTCCAACGGTTCTGGTTCTTTTATATGTACACTTTCTTcatcttccaaatttttgttgaaattttcctgaatgaagaaaataaagaagaacaaTTTAATGCATATATTCAGGAAAAACCAGAAAGAGTCCGGGAAATctcaacaatttcttttaaaggtaattctttttggttaaaatttaaattgctttgtagaaaaatcgaCTTCTTGTCCTGCAAAATCGACGCttcggattaaaatttgtttactggCAGAAGaatctttcatggttaaaaattaatattttcgttttgaaaattcaactgatttgtagaaaatttatctttttggtatgcAAATTCagcattttggattattttttatatttactgaagaatctttcttggttacagattcaactcttttgttaaaaatgaactttttccttggaaattaatattttcgatttgaaaatttaagtgtttgggtgatttttttcattattgactgaaggatatttcttgattgaaaatttaactcttttattgaaaatatattttttgttgaaaatgtatactcTGGGtttgcaactgttttgtagaaaaatcgcctttttatcatgaaaattcaaaattttggataacattttttttttattgattgattaAAGAGTATTTCTTAGTTAcaaattccactcttttgttgaaaaattgtcattttggtttaaaaattcatctcctatcgtaaaaattaaaaaatctttgactaaaaatgaaactgtttggttgaaaaataatctgttttagttgatgattcaacttaattgttgcaaatttgtcacattttgttgaattcaactgttttagtcaTACAATTCATAAAtccctttttaattgaaatagtaaatatttacatttttcgtaaataacttatattttgaGGTCGAAAATGCCGACATGCACTTCAAAATAGaagtattttgcttaaaattcattttttttttgttgatgattcttcaatttagttaaaaaacatttttttgtcggaaatttaactattttgttgaaaattctcctttttgttattgaaaattcatatttttagttgaacattaatttcgtTGTTTAAgaagatgaactattttgttgaaaattaatgcgtctttgttaaaaattcatctgttttggtagaaaatcaactttttcggttgaaaatttaactactttcttgaaaattactcttttttaggataatttcaactaatttttatttaaaagtaaaatctttcaagttttttaactgaaaatgtaactattacatttttgttgaaagttaatattttttagttgaaaaatccgcTATTAGGTTCAAAACTCGTTTAATCTTTATTCTTGCTAGTtggaaatgcaacaattttggtacaatatatttttttgttgttgttaaaaactgaaactttttgtacaaaattcgttttttttggctttaaaattcaaaaattttattggaaattaactttgttgttaaaaatccatatttttgagttcaaaactcaattattttaaagaaaattcgtctttttggcttggaaattcaacattttggaataatttctttctttattaccgttcgtggttaaaaattcattttttacctgaacatttaattattctcttttttg comes from the Belonocnema kinseyi isolate 2016_QV_RU_SX_M_011 chromosome 6, B_treatae_v1, whole genome shotgun sequence genome and includes:
- the LOC117175083 gene encoding eukaryotic translation initiation factor 2D — its product is MFIKPFKVKSNNQLKGSERRKICEEILQAFPKLKEEEVQSLLKKKEAITVMKIVTHNGNVVKVYCTAKVPMFLYFDLPTFRGFLPTVYTLWQHPDLMYSFTTRSMVIPKLSSGADLMIPGLVLDGPATPYSFGKMKKGSPVCINTDDNKAPFAVGLTSLSSEDMYMSGGRGKCVEIFHVIGDSLCQLPDKPLTRPDLGSAKNSLETSNDSITEELEEETLDVQVADSIKNSEKPLDSDDSLMTLPTNVDNLQIERRDSPLEENFNKNLEDEESVHIKEPEPLDPTQEMDKLLEYCFLKACKTSIKKGDLPMITSTFFKNHVMAVCPPGRSLDIKKSSYKKLSVFLSKMKERGLVDTSVLKGVESLLAIKSNHPLLHDLVINEEAIPVEPVTSNAPVIAEYYKVTSHVLPLLSKFGYEKGDIMKRADIRKCFFDYVKKENLQDGKILKINPQLAGILKTKESQETLTMEDGINKFIGKMTHTHGVTVGGNTLFFTGKLEPIEITVTSRANNKKVTLVNNLEMFGIKMEEFSKECQGIGASATITDIPGKKTPSVLVQGNQVLYVFKLLTEKYQINKNHIKGLEFAPKKRK